The genomic segment GCGATGTTTACAGCCTTCCTCACCACCGGAATCGTGATGCGGAAGAAGCCGGGGATCCACCGGCCGATGATGCTGCTGACCGGACTGGCTATTCTTCCGGGCGCCACGGCTCGCGTTCCGATGCTTTACCCGGTGTTTGGCCATTCGGGGTGGGTGGGCTTGTTTGGGCCGGCCTTCTGCCTCGGCGCGCTCCTTTTGCTGTTCCGACAGGGGATGACCCGTAAATTCGATCTCTGGTTCGCAGGTGGATACGCGATCTGGATCGTCGCATATATTGCGTCGACGAGCCTGTCGCTGACGGATACGTGGAGCCGGATGGCTACCAGGATCCTGGCCTTGTGAACGCCAGGCGGAACCCGGTTCCCTGCCTTTCTCAACCCTTCGGTGGAGACAGGGGTACCCCTGCGCCTGCTACCTTTTTTGGTGTCCTCCGGTCTAGATTGCAAGTTCAACGGCCGGCGGGCCCATATATCCGGGGAGATTATTCTTCATCATGTCCAGGACCGTTCTTCGCCGCGCGATTTTGACCGTTATTGTTGTAGCGTTTAGCCTTACGGTCACTTACGCCGTCCTTGCAGCTTCCGGTCCCGGCGACAACACTTCGGCTGCCGCGCCCGCGGGCGATGCACCCTCCACCGCCGGGGCTGCATATACCGCGAACATCAAGATCACCGGGCCGACCACCCAGTTCCACAACACCGTCGCTGCGAAATACAACTACGCCTTCGGCAAGGAGTCCCCCTTCCTGCCGTCGAATGCGATGTCGGCCAACGGGCAGTTTATTTCGCCCAAGAGCTTTCCGACGGCCGAGTACTGCGGCCACTGCCACAAAGCCGCTTACCACCAGTGGCGCGAGTCGGTGCACTCGAATTCCTTCCGCGCACCGTGGTACCTGAAGAACGTCAACATGCTGATCGACGAGAAGGGCGTGCAGTTCTCCCGGCATTGCGAGGGCTGCCATAACCCGGTCGCTCTGCTCTCCGGCGACCTGACGCAAGGCATGCCGAAGAAGCGCCCCTTTGAGGATGAGGGCATCACCTGCTCGACGTGCCATTCGATTCAATCAACGGACGCGACGGGAACCGGCAGTTACGTGATGGGCATTCCGGCGGTGCTGGTGGATGAGAAGGGCGAGCCCGTGACGCGGCAGGTTTCGGATGCGGAGATTCTCGCGCATCTCGACCGCCACTCCAAGGCTGTGATGCGGCCACTCTACAAGACCGCCGAGTTCTGCGCAGCCTGCCACAAGGCGGCCATTCCAACGGCGCTCGATGACTACAAGTTTCTGCGCGCCTTCAGCGTCTATGACGAGTGGCAGGGCGCCAGCTTTACGAAGCAGTCGCCGCTTCCCTTCTACCGCAAGGATTCCGTTTCACAGTGTCAGACCTGCCACATGCCGAAGAACGACGAGGCCGCGGAAGATCCCGGCGCCAAAGACGGGAGGTTTGCCTCGCATCGCTGGCTGGGTGGCAACAGCCTCATGCCGGCCTACTACCACTACGACGAGCAAGCGAAGAAGCTGGCGGATTTCCTCCGCAATGGTCCTGACGGCAAAGGCGTGCTCAACGTCGACATCTTCGGACTTGAGAAGGAAAACGCTGCCGCCACTTCGACTGACAACGTGGAGATCGCTCCGCTCGGCCTGACGCACTTCGCCATCGCCCCCGGAGAGACGCTCACAGCCGATGTCGTCATCCAGAACAAGGGTATCGCCCACTCGCTGGTGCCGGAGCAGCGCGACTTCTACGAGTCGTGGGTCGACTTTGTTGTGAAGGATGAAGCGGGCAAAGTGCTCGCCGAGTCCGGCTTCATCAAGCCCGACGGAGAGCTCGATCCCTCGGCGCACTCGTTCACCAACCGCCTGATCAATACCAAGGGCGAGCTGAACGATATTCACCAGATCTGGCACAATCGCGTGCTGGCCTACAACAACAGCATTCAGTCGGGCCGCTCGCAGCTTGCGCGCTATCGCTTCCGACTGCCGAAGAACGCCAAGGGAAAATACACCATCACTGCGACGGTGAAGTATCGTCGCTTCAACCAGCACTTCGTGGACTACGCAATGGCCGATGATCCCACCATGCCAGGCAGCAAGAAATATCCAATGCCGGTGATGGAGATCGCCACCGAGACCCGCACGCTGTACGTTGGCGACAATCCGCCCGTGCAGCCGGGGCCGGATGAAAACAAGGAATGGATGCGGTGGAACAACTACGGCATTGCGTTGCTGGATGCCCAGCAGTACGCAGCGTCGGTCCACGCGTTTGAGCGTGTTGCTGCGCTGCGGCCGGATTATGCCGACGCCTTCACGAACATGGCGGTGGTGGAGATTTCGTGGGAGCGCTACGACGACGCCAAGGCGAATCTCGCCAAGGCGCTCACGCTGCTGCCCAACGATCCGCGCGCGCTCTACTATCGCGCGCTAGTGGAGCGCAACGCCGGGCAGGTTGACGAGGCCATCGCCGATCTCGAGGCAGTTGTGGCCGCCTATCCGCGGTCGAAGGACGGCTGGCGCGAACTGGGATTCTCGCGCTACCAGAAGCACGACTACCCTGGGGCGCGTGACGCATACGAGAAACTGCAGTCCATCGACCCCGATGATCTGGCCGCGCATTATCAGCTTGCAATTCTCTACCGCCGCACCGGCGACAAGGCTCGCGCGGCAATTGAGAACGCCAAGTTCACTGACCAGAAGGACGACCCCACGGCCAGCGAATATGCGCTGCAGTTTCTGGGCAAGCATCCTGAGGTGGCCGCGGAGAGCGTGGTGTGGCACACCCACGACCTCACCGGCGACAAGAAGGCTCCGCAGAAGATCCACTACACCTACATACCGGGTGCTGGTTTCTGATCCGGCGCAGTAGCACATCGGCCGTCGAATGGCGGTATACTTGTCCCCGCACGGGGGTAGCACCTCCGCTGAGGTGCTCCCAAGCGCAAACAGGGAGGCACCCATGCCCAATCCCACATCGCCCAATCCAGCCCCAAAGTCCGACGTGCTGCAGGCAGGCCCGCACGCGCCGCTCTCCGCTGAAGTCGTAGCCAAGGCGCTGGCTCGCCACAAACGCGAGCACCCTGACGGCAAAGCCAACCAACCCAAGCCGAAGAAGCATCGCTGATCCGCACCTCTTCTTGATTGAGCGGCCCAGGTAAGCCGCCGGAATTCGTGTGCTTTTTCTGTGGCAGATTGCGCATTTATTGGGCTATAGTGGCGGCGCGCCCCGAAAACCCTCCGCATCAATACCCTGCTCTCCACTCATGCAAGCCAGGGCTCAGACTGCGGACAACCGGCGGACGCCACGGAGGAAACCATGGATTGGTACATGCTGGTCTGGAGGAGGTTCGCGGAGTTCAACGGGCGCTCGCGCCGCAGCGAATACTGGATGTTCGCACTGTTCAACTGCATCATCTTCTTCGCCCTGTGCGTCGCCGCCGTTGCGCTGGGCAAAGCGGGCGTCATTTTCTGGGGTGTGTGCGCACTCTACTGGCTGGCCGCGATCATTCCTACGATTGCCGTCGGAGTACGCCGCCTCCACGACATCGGCATGAACGGCCTGTGGCTCCTGCTCGCATTCGTGCCCCTCGGCAACCTGGTGCTGCTGGTGTTCTTCTGCCTCGACAGCACGCCCGGCCCGAATCAGTACGGTCCCAACCCGAAGGGCATCGAAACAGCAATCGTTGCGAGCTAACGTTTGGGTTCCGGCGTACCTCTCGGTCAAAGGCCGAGAGGTGGGCCAGGCGCGCCGATCCCATACTTCGCCGCCAGAAAAACCCTCAACCCATCCGGCACCACTGCCGCCAATTCCTGCCAGGTCAGCGCCGCCAGGCGCGTCCGCATCTCGGCCGAGCGCACCGCCCGCATCACTGCGAACCAGGCCTCAATCAAATCCGGTCGCCGTTCATCGCAGATCACGCAGAACCGCGCATTCGTGACATAGGCCGCCAAGACGTTCCGGATAAGCTGATAGCCCCGGTATCGCACCTCTCGCGGCGCGGCCTGTTCCGCGTCGGTCACCAGCCCCGCACGAAACTCCCGCGCCGTTTCGCCAACCTCGTCTGCCGTAAGCCCATCGGTATCCTCCCACTCCTGCGTGTAAGCCTCGGAGAACTCCTCGGCGGTGCGCCGCCTGGTCGTCATCACTTCTACGCGCGGAAGAAGCTCGCGGTCGAACACGATGTCGAAGTCGCGGTACGCCTCAACGATTTCCGCTTTCCGGGTCTGGAAGTCGGCCTCGGTGAGCTTAGCCTCGACCAGCAAATTGCCAAGTCGCATGTCCACTTCAGTCCGATCGAACAAACCGGACTTCAGCGGCACCTTCGCTTTCCACCCGAACTCCGGCTCCAGGCTATCCTCGACTCCAAGAAGCCGCCGCACCGCGGGCGAGTCCATCACTCCGGGCGTGCAGAACATATTCATCAGCAGCGCATCCGAGCTCATGCAGGAGTCCAGTTCGCACCACTTCCGCTTCGGATCGTCTGCCCATCGCGGCAGTGCGCGGCCACCGGTATGCACCTTGTTCAACCGCTTCGCCCACGCCGGCCGCGCGAGGATCGCCTCATACGCAGGTCCATAGAAATTGCCGTGGCTGCCGTCCACGGGGCAATACACCACGACCGGATCGTCGCCGTAGCTCTCAACGTGTGGCCACGTGCGCCCCCACTCGCGATTGCGCGCCGCCAGCTCTCGCCGTAGTGCACTCGAATATCCGCCCGGTTGCAGCGCCATCCCTGACAGCCTACACGGCTGGAGCAGCCTTCAGCTTCAGCTGAAGCAGCCTCCATCCGCGGTTGGAGACGCGCATACCCCGGCCCGTGAGAAAATATCTTCGTGAACTCGGGTATCAAATTCTTCCCCGCTCTACTTTTTCTTGCCGCAACCGCCGCCTTCGCAGCCGACACCCCAGCCGACGTCAAAGCCGGCGCGGCGCTCTTCCGCGACAAAGGCTGCGCCTTTTGCCATGGCGCTGATCTGAAAGGCACGAAGAAGGCGCCCGCCCTCGCCGACATTGGAACTGACAAGGACTGGCCGGCCGACAAGATGACCGACCACATCCTGAACGGCGGACAGAAAATGCCGCCCTTCCGCGACTCGCTCAGTGACGAGGAGATCGCGCAGCTCGTGGCCTTCCTTCGCGCCAAGGATCATCCCGCCCCGCCGCCACCCGCAGAGTAGATAGTCAGGTGATCATGATCGCGGATTCGAGTGTGGAATGTTCCGATTTGACCACCTGACTACATGATCACCTGACAACCTGATCACTGGATCACCTGCCATCCACATCCCCCTATATTATTGTTGGAACGTTCTCTGCGACCGTTGACCTGATCCCTTAGGGGCCTGCTGCGCACCATGGAAATGATCGCGTTGTACCTGGCCGGGCTGAGCTTCTTCTTCACGGGAATGGCCGGGATTTCCGACAATCTGCGCCAGATCACCGGACGCCGCTTCCGAGTGCTGCTGAGCCGCGCGACCAACCACCCGGTACGCGCCGGACTTCTGGGAGTGGCCGCTGGGGTGGTCACGCAGAGCACGTCCGTGGTGGCCTTCGTACTCTCCGGCATGATTGCCAGCGGACTCATTCCGCTGCGGCGCGCGCTGGTCGTACTGGCCTGCGCGAATATTGGAACTGCCGCGCTCGTCTTTGTCGCCGCCGTCGACCTGCACCTGCCGATCCTGTTTCTGGTCGGCATCTCCGGACTGATCATCGCCTTCAATCTCTTCATCAAGTGGAAGCCCGCGTTCGGAAGCCTGCTCTCGATCGGACTCGTCTTCTTTGGGCTCGACACGATGAAACACGCCTTCTCGAACCTCTCCTCAGCGCCGGGCATGGCAGGGGTAGGGCGCTTCTTCGACTACTGGCCCGACATGGCGTTCTTTCTGGGAATGCTGATGCGCACCTTGGTGCACTCTTCCAGCGCATCCGCGGCGATCACCATTACGATCAATCACGGCGGAATCCTGGGCGAGTTTCCCTCGATGATGTCGATGGCGGGCCTGGGCATGGGCACCGCGATTGCGACCTATTTTCTTTCCAGCAATCTGCGCGGCATTCCGCGGCAGATCGCCATGTATCAGGGCGTAACCAACGTTGCGGCCGGCGTGATTCTCGGCCTGCTGCTGCTCATCGAGCGGCTTTCCGGCACCCGCATGCTGCTCGGGTTCGCTGACCTGCTCAGCCCCACAAACTCCGGGCGCATGGCGATCATGTACCTGATGCTGAACCTGCTCATCGCCGTGGTCGCGCTCGCCGCCTTGCCGTGGGCGCCTGCGTGGCTCGCCAGGCGGTCGCCGCCTACGCCGGAAGAGGATCTCTCTCGTCCCATGTACCTGCTGCCGGAAGCGCTGCTCTCTCCTGAAACTGCACCCGACCTGGTAGCGCTGGAGCAAATGCGTGTGATGCGCGTGCTGGAGTCGTATCTGCAGGCTGTGCGCGGCAACGGCACACGGCCGCTCAAGGCATTGCACCACGGCGCCGTCACGCTCGGCGAGGAGATCGCGCACTTTCTTGAGACCATGGTCAAGCAGCCGATGTCGACGGGGCTTGCGCATCGGCTCATCTCCCTTCAGCGCAAGGAAGAGACGCTGCGCGCTCTGGAAGAGAACGTCTTTCTTTTCGCCTCTACCCTGGAGCACCACGGCTCAGAAGAGCTGACGGGCCACATGGTCGAAGCACTCGACACGATCCTCCTTACCGCATCCGATGCGCTGACATCGAAAGACGAGATCGACGTAGACCTGCTCATGAATCTCACCGACGATCGCGGCGGCATCATGGAGCGCCTGCGCGCACGCTATCGACTCGATAATCCCGAGCACGCGAGTGATGTCTCAGCGCTGCACTACGCAACCACTCTGTTCGAGCGCAATGTATGGCTGCTGCGCCAGCTTGCGTTATGGCTCCGCGAAGACGCTGCGCTCAGCGAGCTCTAGACCTGCAGCTGCAGCAACGAAAAGTCGTCTTCGAACTCCGGCCGGCTCTGCCACTCCTGCACCTCATTGACAATCTGATCGAGGCCCTTCCCGGCTCCCGCACTCGCAAGAATGCCGCCGAACTGATCGAGTGTCATCATGCCGTTCTCCGCATGAAAGACCTCGTAGCAACCGTCGCTGTAGACGAACAGCTTCGATCCCGGATCGAGCGTCACCGATGCGTCGTTATACTGCGCCGTCTCGAACGCCCCGATAATCACACCAGGCAAATCGAGCCGCTGGAATCCTCCTCCCGCGGACACGATGATGGCCGGCGGGTGGCCGCCCGAGGCATAGCGCAGTTCGCGCGTGGCCGTGTTCAGCACTCCATACCAGATGGTGAAGTACTTTCCATCCTGCTTCTCCATCGGGAACGCGCGATTCAATCCTTCCAGCACCTGCGACGGCACCGAGAAGTCTGTCCCCGGCAGCGTGTGATTGCGGATCGTATTGATCGCCGAAACGGAAAGCAGCGCCGCGCCTACGCCGTGTCCGCACACATCGAGCAGATAGATGGCCAATTGATCCGGCGCGAGCCAGTGATAGCCGAACGAATCGCCGCCCAGGCTCGACGAAGTGATGAAGCGCCAGTCAGAAGGCACGGAGACGTCTCCCTGCATGGGAGCCGG from the Occallatibacter riparius genome contains:
- a CDS encoding Na/Pi symporter, which produces MEMIALYLAGLSFFFTGMAGISDNLRQITGRRFRVLLSRATNHPVRAGLLGVAAGVVTQSTSVVAFVLSGMIASGLIPLRRALVVLACANIGTAALVFVAAVDLHLPILFLVGISGLIIAFNLFIKWKPAFGSLLSIGLVFFGLDTMKHAFSNLSSAPGMAGVGRFFDYWPDMAFFLGMLMRTLVHSSSASAAITITINHGGILGEFPSMMSMAGLGMGTAIATYFLSSNLRGIPRQIAMYQGVTNVAAGVILGLLLLIERLSGTRMLLGFADLLSPTNSGRMAIMYLMLNLLIAVVALAALPWAPAWLARRSPPTPEEDLSRPMYLLPEALLSPETAPDLVALEQMRVMRVLESYLQAVRGNGTRPLKALHHGAVTLGEEIAHFLETMVKQPMSTGLAHRLISLQRKEETLRALEENVFLFASTLEHHGSEELTGHMVEALDTILLTASDALTSKDEIDVDLLMNLTDDRGGIMERLRARYRLDNPEHASDVSALHYATTLFERNVWLLRQLALWLREDAALSEL
- a CDS encoding DUF805 domain-containing protein; protein product: MDWYMLVWRRFAEFNGRSRRSEYWMFALFNCIIFFALCVAAVALGKAGVIFWGVCALYWLAAIIPTIAVGVRRLHDIGMNGLWLLLAFVPLGNLVLLVFFCLDSTPGPNQYGPNPKGIETAIVAS
- a CDS encoding c-type cytochrome, giving the protein MNSGIKFFPALLFLAATAAFAADTPADVKAGAALFRDKGCAFCHGADLKGTKKAPALADIGTDKDWPADKMTDHILNGGQKMPPFRDSLSDEEIAQLVAFLRAKDHPAPPPPAE
- a CDS encoding PGN_0703 family putative restriction endonuclease, encoding MALQPGGYSSALRRELAARNREWGRTWPHVESYGDDPVVVYCPVDGSHGNFYGPAYEAILARPAWAKRLNKVHTGGRALPRWADDPKRKWCELDSCMSSDALLMNMFCTPGVMDSPAVRRLLGVEDSLEPEFGWKAKVPLKSGLFDRTEVDMRLGNLLVEAKLTEADFQTRKAEIVEAYRDFDIVFDRELLPRVEVMTTRRRTAEEFSEAYTQEWEDTDGLTADEVGETAREFRAGLVTDAEQAAPREVRYRGYQLIRNVLAAYVTNARFCVICDERRPDLIEAWFAVMRAVRSAEMRTRLAALTWQELAAVVPDGLRVFLAAKYGIGAPGPPLGL
- a CDS encoding PP2C family protein-serine/threonine phosphatase, which produces MSNDATPAPIALTEHHIKVLLIDDQRIVGETIRRMLADIPGLEFKFCSDPTIALQEADAFSPTVILQDLVMPGADGIEMVRAFRANASTAATPLIVLSSKEEATTKAEAFAAGANDYLVKLPDKLEIVARIRYHSNAYILRLERDEAFAVLQEQQRVIAQELSEAAAYVRSLLPAPMQGDVSVPSDWRFITSSSLGGDSFGYHWLAPDQLAIYLLDVCGHGVGAALLSVSAINTIRNHTLPGTDFSVPSQVLEGLNRAFPMEKQDGKYFTIWYGVLNTATRELRYASGGHPPAIIVSAGGGFQRLDLPGVIIGAFETAQYNDASVTLDPGSKLFVYSDGCYEVFHAENGMMTLDQFGGILASAGAGKGLDQIVNEVQEWQSRPEFEDDFSLLQLQV
- a CDS encoding tetratricopeptide repeat protein, which encodes MSRTVLRRAILTVIVVAFSLTVTYAVLAASGPGDNTSAAAPAGDAPSTAGAAYTANIKITGPTTQFHNTVAAKYNYAFGKESPFLPSNAMSANGQFISPKSFPTAEYCGHCHKAAYHQWRESVHSNSFRAPWYLKNVNMLIDEKGVQFSRHCEGCHNPVALLSGDLTQGMPKKRPFEDEGITCSTCHSIQSTDATGTGSYVMGIPAVLVDEKGEPVTRQVSDAEILAHLDRHSKAVMRPLYKTAEFCAACHKAAIPTALDDYKFLRAFSVYDEWQGASFTKQSPLPFYRKDSVSQCQTCHMPKNDEAAEDPGAKDGRFASHRWLGGNSLMPAYYHYDEQAKKLADFLRNGPDGKGVLNVDIFGLEKENAAATSTDNVEIAPLGLTHFAIAPGETLTADVVIQNKGIAHSLVPEQRDFYESWVDFVVKDEAGKVLAESGFIKPDGELDPSAHSFTNRLINTKGELNDIHQIWHNRVLAYNNSIQSGRSQLARYRFRLPKNAKGKYTITATVKYRRFNQHFVDYAMADDPTMPGSKKYPMPVMEIATETRTLYVGDNPPVQPGPDENKEWMRWNNYGIALLDAQQYAASVHAFERVAALRPDYADAFTNMAVVEISWERYDDAKANLAKALTLLPNDPRALYYRALVERNAGQVDEAIADLEAVVAAYPRSKDGWRELGFSRYQKHDYPGARDAYEKLQSIDPDDLAAHYQLAILYRRTGDKARAAIENAKFTDQKDDPTASEYALQFLGKHPEVAAESVVWHTHDLTGDKKAPQKIHYTYIPGAGF